One stretch of Carassius gibelio isolate Cgi1373 ecotype wild population from Czech Republic chromosome B1, carGib1.2-hapl.c, whole genome shotgun sequence DNA includes these proteins:
- the nt5c2b gene encoding cytosolic purine 5'-nucleotidase isoform X2 produces MMTTSWSDRLQDYADLPANMDGLAMKKYRREAYHRVFVNRSLAMEKIKFFGFDMDYTLAVYKSPEYESLGFDLTVERLVSIGYPQELLGFVYDPTFPTRGLVFDTMYGNLLKVDAYGNILVCVHGFNFLRGPDTRELYPNKFIQRDDTERFYILNTLFNLPETYLLACLVDFFSNCDRYSSCEKGFKDGDLFMSFKSMFQDVRDAVDWVHFKGTLKEKTVENLEKYVVKDAKLPLLLSRMNEVAKVFLATNSDFKYTDKIMTYLFDFPYGPKHGTPHRPWQSYFDLILVDARKPLFFGEGTVLRQVDTTTGRLKIGTYTGPLQHGIVYSGGSSDIVCDLLGAKGKDILYIGDHIFGDILKSKKRQGWRTFLVIPELAQELHVWTDKSSLFEELQGLDIFLAELYKHLDSSSNERPDISAIQRRMKKVTHDMDMCYGMMGSLFRSGSRQTLFASQVMRYADLYAASFINLLYYPFSYLFRAAHVLVFYKCSCSSTGRALR; encoded by the exons ATGATGACGACATCATGGAGCGATCGACTTCAGGACTATGCAGATCTCCCAGCGAACATGGATGGCCTGGCGATGAAGAAATACAGGAGAGAGGCCTATCATAG AGTGTTTGTGAACAGAAGTCTGGCCATGGAAAAGATTAAATTCTTCGGCTTTGACATGGATTACACTTTAGCAG TATACAAGTCTCCTGAATACGAATCGTTGGGCTTTGATCTGACTGTGGAGCGGCTGGTCTCCATTGGCTACCCACAGGAACTACTCGGATTTGTTTATGACCCCACTTTCCCTACAAG aggTCTGGTGTTTGACACCATGTATGGCAACCTTCTGAAGGTAGATGCTTATGGAAACATCCTGGTTTGTGTCCATGGCTTTAACTTCCTGCGAGG CCCTGACACCCGAGAGCTCTATCCCAACAAGTTTATCCAGCGTGATGACACAGAACGCTTCTACATCCTCAACACACTCTTTAACCTTCCAG AAACATACCTCTTAGCCTGCCTGGTTGACTTCTTCTCAAACTGTGACCGATATTCAAG CTGTGAAAAGGGCTTTAAGGATGGAGACCTCTTCATGTCCTTCAAGAGCATGTTCCAAGATGTCCGAGACGCTGTAGACTGGGTACATTTCAAG ggAACATTGAAAGAGAAAACAGTGGAAAACCTGGAGAAGTATGTTGTTAAAGAT gcCAAGTTGCCGTTGCTGCTGAGCCGCATGAATGAAGTCGCTAAAGTTTTCTTAGCTACCAACAGTGACTTCAAATACACAGAC AAAATTATGACATACTTGTTTGACTTCCCCTATGGCCCAAAG CATGGCACTCCACACCGTCCATGGCAGTCATACTTCGACCTCATCCTAGTGGATGCTAGAAAGCCTTTATTTTTCGGAGAGGGAACTGTTCTAAGACAGGTGGATACG ACTACAGGCCGGCTGAAAATAGGAACATACACTGGACCTTTACAACATGGCATTGTTTACTCTGGAG GTTCTTCTGACATTGTGTGTGACCTGCTTGGAGCAAAAGGGAAGGATATTTTGTACATTGGCGATCACATTTTCGGAGATATTCTTAAGTCCAAGAAGCGTCAGGGTTGGCGGACGTTCCTGGTGATTCCTGAATTGGCTCAGGAGCTGCATGTTTGGACAGACAAAAGCT CTCTGTTCGAGGAACTGCAGGGCTTGGACATTTTCCTGGCAGAACTATACAA GCATTTGGACAGCAGCAGCAATGAGAGGCCAGATATCAGTGCCATCCAGAGAAGAATGAAG AAAGTGACTCATGACATGGACATGTGCTACGGGATGATGGGAAGTCTGTTCCGCAGTGGCTCTCGGCAGACTCTGTTTGCGTCTCAGGTGATGCGTTACGCTGATCTGTATGCTGCCTCATTCATCAACCTGCTCTACTACCCCTTCAGCTACCTGTTCAGAGCTGCTCACGTGCtg gttttttataagtgttcctgtagctcaactggtagagcactgcgctag
- the nt5c2b gene encoding cytosolic purine 5'-nucleotidase isoform X3, with the protein MSFKSMFQDVRDAVDWVHFKGTLKEKTVENLEKYVVKDAKLPLLLSRMNEVAKVFLATNSDFKYTDKIMTYLFDFPYGPKHGTPHRPWQSYFDLILVDARKPLFFGEGTVLRQVDTTTGRLKIGTYTGPLQHGIVYSGGSSDIVCDLLGAKGKDILYIGDHIFGDILKSKKRQGWRTFLVIPELAQELHVWTDKSSLFEELQGLDIFLAELYKHLDSSSNERPDISAIQRRMKKVTHDMDMCYGMMGSLFRSGSRQTLFASQVMRYADLYAASFINLLYYPFSYLFRAAHVLMPHESTVEHTHVDTDTESPLATRNRHCVDCKDIDCKRNHLTRSISEIKPPHLFAQPPQEITHCHDEDDDEEEEEEEEEE; encoded by the exons ATGTCCTTCAAGAGCATGTTCCAAGATGTCCGAGACGCTGTAGACTGGGTACATTTCAAG ggAACATTGAAAGAGAAAACAGTGGAAAACCTGGAGAAGTATGTTGTTAAAGAT gcCAAGTTGCCGTTGCTGCTGAGCCGCATGAATGAAGTCGCTAAAGTTTTCTTAGCTACCAACAGTGACTTCAAATACACAGAC AAAATTATGACATACTTGTTTGACTTCCCCTATGGCCCAAAG CATGGCACTCCACACCGTCCATGGCAGTCATACTTCGACCTCATCCTAGTGGATGCTAGAAAGCCTTTATTTTTCGGAGAGGGAACTGTTCTAAGACAGGTGGATACG ACTACAGGCCGGCTGAAAATAGGAACATACACTGGACCTTTACAACATGGCATTGTTTACTCTGGAG GTTCTTCTGACATTGTGTGTGACCTGCTTGGAGCAAAAGGGAAGGATATTTTGTACATTGGCGATCACATTTTCGGAGATATTCTTAAGTCCAAGAAGCGTCAGGGTTGGCGGACGTTCCTGGTGATTCCTGAATTGGCTCAGGAGCTGCATGTTTGGACAGACAAAAGCT CTCTGTTCGAGGAACTGCAGGGCTTGGACATTTTCCTGGCAGAACTATACAA GCATTTGGACAGCAGCAGCAATGAGAGGCCAGATATCAGTGCCATCCAGAGAAGAATGAAG AAAGTGACTCATGACATGGACATGTGCTACGGGATGATGGGAAGTCTGTTCCGCAGTGGCTCTCGGCAGACTCTGTTTGCGTCTCAGGTGATGCGTTACGCTGATCTGTATGCTGCCTCATTCATCAACCTGCTCTACTACCCCTTCAGCTACCTGTTCAGAGCTGCTCACGTGCtg ATGCCCCATGAGTCCACAGTGGAGCACACTCACGTAGACACAGATACTGAGTCTCCTCTGGCCACACGCAACCGCCACTGTGTGGACTGCAAGGACATTGACTGTAAAAGAAACCACCTCACACGCTCCATCAGCGAAATCAAACCACCCCACCTGTTCGCTCAGCCACCGCAGGAAATCACCCACTGCCACGACGAAGATGACgacgaagaggaggaggaggaagaggaggaagagtag
- the nt5c2b gene encoding cytosolic purine 5'-nucleotidase isoform X1 encodes MMTTSWSDRLQDYADLPANMDGLAMKKYRREAYHRVFVNRSLAMEKIKFFGFDMDYTLAVYKSPEYESLGFDLTVERLVSIGYPQELLGFVYDPTFPTRGLVFDTMYGNLLKVDAYGNILVCVHGFNFLRGPDTRELYPNKFIQRDDTERFYILNTLFNLPETYLLACLVDFFSNCDRYSSCEKGFKDGDLFMSFKSMFQDVRDAVDWVHFKGTLKEKTVENLEKYVVKDAKLPLLLSRMNEVAKVFLATNSDFKYTDKIMTYLFDFPYGPKHGTPHRPWQSYFDLILVDARKPLFFGEGTVLRQVDTTTGRLKIGTYTGPLQHGIVYSGGSSDIVCDLLGAKGKDILYIGDHIFGDILKSKKRQGWRTFLVIPELAQELHVWTDKSSLFEELQGLDIFLAELYKHLDSSSNERPDISAIQRRMKKVTHDMDMCYGMMGSLFRSGSRQTLFASQVMRYADLYAASFINLLYYPFSYLFRAAHVLMPHESTVEHTHVDTDTESPLATRNRHCVDCKDIDCKRNHLTRSISEIKPPHLFAQPPQEITHCHDEDDDEEEEEEEEEE; translated from the exons ATGATGACGACATCATGGAGCGATCGACTTCAGGACTATGCAGATCTCCCAGCGAACATGGATGGCCTGGCGATGAAGAAATACAGGAGAGAGGCCTATCATAG AGTGTTTGTGAACAGAAGTCTGGCCATGGAAAAGATTAAATTCTTCGGCTTTGACATGGATTACACTTTAGCAG TATACAAGTCTCCTGAATACGAATCGTTGGGCTTTGATCTGACTGTGGAGCGGCTGGTCTCCATTGGCTACCCACAGGAACTACTCGGATTTGTTTATGACCCCACTTTCCCTACAAG aggTCTGGTGTTTGACACCATGTATGGCAACCTTCTGAAGGTAGATGCTTATGGAAACATCCTGGTTTGTGTCCATGGCTTTAACTTCCTGCGAGG CCCTGACACCCGAGAGCTCTATCCCAACAAGTTTATCCAGCGTGATGACACAGAACGCTTCTACATCCTCAACACACTCTTTAACCTTCCAG AAACATACCTCTTAGCCTGCCTGGTTGACTTCTTCTCAAACTGTGACCGATATTCAAG CTGTGAAAAGGGCTTTAAGGATGGAGACCTCTTCATGTCCTTCAAGAGCATGTTCCAAGATGTCCGAGACGCTGTAGACTGGGTACATTTCAAG ggAACATTGAAAGAGAAAACAGTGGAAAACCTGGAGAAGTATGTTGTTAAAGAT gcCAAGTTGCCGTTGCTGCTGAGCCGCATGAATGAAGTCGCTAAAGTTTTCTTAGCTACCAACAGTGACTTCAAATACACAGAC AAAATTATGACATACTTGTTTGACTTCCCCTATGGCCCAAAG CATGGCACTCCACACCGTCCATGGCAGTCATACTTCGACCTCATCCTAGTGGATGCTAGAAAGCCTTTATTTTTCGGAGAGGGAACTGTTCTAAGACAGGTGGATACG ACTACAGGCCGGCTGAAAATAGGAACATACACTGGACCTTTACAACATGGCATTGTTTACTCTGGAG GTTCTTCTGACATTGTGTGTGACCTGCTTGGAGCAAAAGGGAAGGATATTTTGTACATTGGCGATCACATTTTCGGAGATATTCTTAAGTCCAAGAAGCGTCAGGGTTGGCGGACGTTCCTGGTGATTCCTGAATTGGCTCAGGAGCTGCATGTTTGGACAGACAAAAGCT CTCTGTTCGAGGAACTGCAGGGCTTGGACATTTTCCTGGCAGAACTATACAA GCATTTGGACAGCAGCAGCAATGAGAGGCCAGATATCAGTGCCATCCAGAGAAGAATGAAG AAAGTGACTCATGACATGGACATGTGCTACGGGATGATGGGAAGTCTGTTCCGCAGTGGCTCTCGGCAGACTCTGTTTGCGTCTCAGGTGATGCGTTACGCTGATCTGTATGCTGCCTCATTCATCAACCTGCTCTACTACCCCTTCAGCTACCTGTTCAGAGCTGCTCACGTGCtg ATGCCCCATGAGTCCACAGTGGAGCACACTCACGTAGACACAGATACTGAGTCTCCTCTGGCCACACGCAACCGCCACTGTGTGGACTGCAAGGACATTGACTGTAAAAGAAACCACCTCACACGCTCCATCAGCGAAATCAAACCACCCCACCTGTTCGCTCAGCCACCGCAGGAAATCACCCACTGCCACGACGAAGATGACgacgaagaggaggaggaggaagaggaggaagagtag
- the nt5c2b gene encoding cytosolic purine 5'-nucleotidase isoform X4: protein MMTTSWSDRLQDYADLPANMDGLAMKKYRREAYHRVFVNRSLAMEKIKFFGFDMDYTLAVYKSPEYESLGFDLTVERLVSIGYPQELLGFVYDPTFPTRGLVFDTMYGNLLKVDAYGNILVCVHGFNFLRGPDTRELYPNKFIQRDDTERFYILNTLFNLPETYLLACLVDFFSNCDRYSRGRELSCLARTTSNKGRLCEKGFKDGDLFMSFKSMFQDVRDAVDWVHFKGTLKEKTVENLEKYVVKDAKLPLLLSRMNEVAKVFLATNSDFKYTDKIMTYLFDFPYGPKHGTPHRPWQSYFDLILVDARKPLFFGEGTVLRQVDTTTGRLKIGTYTGPLQHGIVYSGGSSDIVCDLLGAKGKDILYIGDHIFGDILKSKKRQGWRTFLVIPELAQELHVWTDKSSLFEELQGLDIFLAELYKHLDSSSNERPDISAIQRRMKKVTHDMDMCYGMMGSLFRSGSRQTLFASQVMRYADLYAASFINLLYYPFSYLFRAAHVLMPHESTVEHTHVDTDTESPLATRNRHCVDCKDIDCKRNHLTRSISEIKPPHLFAQPPQEITHCHDEDDDEEEEEEEEEE from the exons ATGATGACGACATCATGGAGCGATCGACTTCAGGACTATGCAGATCTCCCAGCGAACATGGATGGCCTGGCGATGAAGAAATACAGGAGAGAGGCCTATCATAG AGTGTTTGTGAACAGAAGTCTGGCCATGGAAAAGATTAAATTCTTCGGCTTTGACATGGATTACACTTTAGCAG TATACAAGTCTCCTGAATACGAATCGTTGGGCTTTGATCTGACTGTGGAGCGGCTGGTCTCCATTGGCTACCCACAGGAACTACTCGGATTTGTTTATGACCCCACTTTCCCTACAAG aggTCTGGTGTTTGACACCATGTATGGCAACCTTCTGAAGGTAGATGCTTATGGAAACATCCTGGTTTGTGTCCATGGCTTTAACTTCCTGCGAGG CCCTGACACCCGAGAGCTCTATCCCAACAAGTTTATCCAGCGTGATGACACAGAACGCTTCTACATCCTCAACACACTCTTTAACCTTCCAG AAACATACCTCTTAGCCTGCCTGGTTGACTTCTTCTCAAACTGTGACCGATATTCAAG GGGGAGAGAGCTTTCCTGTTTGGCTCGGACAACCTCAAACAAGGGAAGACT CTGTGAAAAGGGCTTTAAGGATGGAGACCTCTTCATGTCCTTCAAGAGCATGTTCCAAGATGTCCGAGACGCTGTAGACTGGGTACATTTCAAG ggAACATTGAAAGAGAAAACAGTGGAAAACCTGGAGAAGTATGTTGTTAAAGAT gcCAAGTTGCCGTTGCTGCTGAGCCGCATGAATGAAGTCGCTAAAGTTTTCTTAGCTACCAACAGTGACTTCAAATACACAGAC AAAATTATGACATACTTGTTTGACTTCCCCTATGGCCCAAAG CATGGCACTCCACACCGTCCATGGCAGTCATACTTCGACCTCATCCTAGTGGATGCTAGAAAGCCTTTATTTTTCGGAGAGGGAACTGTTCTAAGACAGGTGGATACG ACTACAGGCCGGCTGAAAATAGGAACATACACTGGACCTTTACAACATGGCATTGTTTACTCTGGAG GTTCTTCTGACATTGTGTGTGACCTGCTTGGAGCAAAAGGGAAGGATATTTTGTACATTGGCGATCACATTTTCGGAGATATTCTTAAGTCCAAGAAGCGTCAGGGTTGGCGGACGTTCCTGGTGATTCCTGAATTGGCTCAGGAGCTGCATGTTTGGACAGACAAAAGCT CTCTGTTCGAGGAACTGCAGGGCTTGGACATTTTCCTGGCAGAACTATACAA GCATTTGGACAGCAGCAGCAATGAGAGGCCAGATATCAGTGCCATCCAGAGAAGAATGAAG AAAGTGACTCATGACATGGACATGTGCTACGGGATGATGGGAAGTCTGTTCCGCAGTGGCTCTCGGCAGACTCTGTTTGCGTCTCAGGTGATGCGTTACGCTGATCTGTATGCTGCCTCATTCATCAACCTGCTCTACTACCCCTTCAGCTACCTGTTCAGAGCTGCTCACGTGCtg ATGCCCCATGAGTCCACAGTGGAGCACACTCACGTAGACACAGATACTGAGTCTCCTCTGGCCACACGCAACCGCCACTGTGTGGACTGCAAGGACATTGACTGTAAAAGAAACCACCTCACACGCTCCATCAGCGAAATCAAACCACCCCACCTGTTCGCTCAGCCACCGCAGGAAATCACCCACTGCCACGACGAAGATGACgacgaagaggaggaggaggaagaggaggaagagtag